The genomic interval aaactaaatcatgatattatgataacaggatgatagggctttgatttggttatagttttgttaCTTTTTACCAACTTGgagcaaagctacaccccttaaaaccttaaggtgtcccacagtGTCCCCCCCTGTCTAGGCACATTGTCCAACTTCTTTGTCATAAATAATTGTTACTTTTTAATTATGTTTTTTTGGCACTTCTTATTTTCTGTACTTTTTAAAATAGAGCTATGGAGGCTGGGGACAACGTCcttactatataggcctacacattagtAGCCTAATCTATTAGGTTTTGTGTCACTCAGAGCCATAGACAGAAGTCAGTTTAAGAATATGGACAAAGCAGAAGAAAAAGGCCTTGGTTTGGGCTCAAATTACTAAATTCTCACACTTTAAATGGAATTtacaataatatattttacaatgATTAGGACACCATGTACACATACTATTAtaagctccatgcccaccacagaccagCCCATGTGTAGGATGCAGTGCTCCACATGGGTAATGCACAATTCACTTCCTACATGTGTTCTGATATGTTATACTGTTATAATACTTGCGGTATCTTTAAGCGTTCCGCAGACAGCCAACACTATATTTGTTGTAGGCTGATCTAATGTGCCCATTAGGTATTTGGTGGGCATGGATCATTGAAGTTAGTTAGTAGCTGCACGTTGTCCGTCTATACAGTTGGGGGCACCAGAGAGCTCATTTGACTTCGAATCCATTAGATTGTAACGAAGAAGAATCTTTCCTTCTTCGACCAGCGTGGAAGTCATCCTAGGTAGTTTTGGTAGTTGTTTACCATTTGCTAGAGATTAAATTAAATTATTTAAAACAGCGAGTTAGCACACTGTAGTGTCAGAAATGTGTTAGTCGTGTAGTTGCCGTTTGTTACCACATAGAACGTGTAAATAGTGCGTGTGCGTTGTAGCTCTAGCTGCAAAGCTAGCTAGTCTGATGTCATTGCAGTTGAGGACTTTTCTCCAAGGCATCAATACCAGGACCAAAACATTTTCAACATTTGTCGCTTGTCGTGCCAGCATAATGTCACAGGACTTAGAGGTTAGAGTCAAAGAGCTGGAGAGCGAGGTAGAGCGATTGAAATCTGAGTTGATGAAAAGAGACGCCACTGATGCAGCAGTCAGAGTTGAGTTGAATGGAGGTGAACTCAACGCCACAGCTGACCGAGGGGCGAATGGTGGAAATGGTACGAAAAAAGGCAAGAAACGCGGACAGGATCGTCCCCTTGACTTCAGTGCTTATCCTCGCCGACACGTCGCTTTGAAGCTTGCTTATTTGGGTTGGGATTATCAGGGGTATGCGGTTCAGGACAACACAGACAACACCGTAGAGGCAAGGCTATTTGAAGCCTTCCTGAAGACCAAACTCATCCAAGACCGCCAGAGCTCCAACTATCACCGCTGTGGCCGGACCGATAAAGGAGTCAGCGCTTTCTCACAGGTTGGTTGGACTACCTTTTAACATGGATGGGTCTGCTATGAACTTGTAACTTTTGCCTTTGGTTGAAACAAAACGATAGATTTTGCATAGAACTACACATTATTGTTCACAGATGGATTGACCAGATTTTGTTCATGGGTTTTAAAGAGCCTTGTATGAAGAAATCATAGTTTGTAAACTCTAAAATGTAATGGCATTTTAATCAACATAAGTATTAAGAAGTAATCAACATAATTGGCTCTTAAGAAGCTGTGGGATTAGTGGCTGGTCACTTcatttgtgtgtgaattgtgctCTGAGGGATCCAATGTGTATTAGCTAAGACTATCCTTCAAATGAGTGAAGAAGTGCTGAAGACTGTTGTGCTCtccttcaacaacaacaacaaccacaacaacaaccacaaccacaacaacaacaacaacaacaacaacgccaaAAACTGAGAAGACTGTTGGGTCTACAATACTACTGACCTTGTACCAATATAGTCTCTGATCAGAAGTAAAGAATAAACCACCTAACCATAAAGATAAGTCTGTCATGAGATGTAGTCATATTCAAAGCCGTTTACCAAGTAATGTCCTCTGGTAACCACACATTTTTCAAGTTATACCCTGGTGGTGACATTTAACACGTGTGGCCAACTTAAAAACGCTTGAATTAATTATAAAACATTTAGTTCCAgcatgaagtccagttggagtgcttcctggaactgtctagttttttttaagatggtgctctttggtgacaggcttggttgatttcaaaaaagtttttgaaataccaaggcactcatcttcattgtatttaaaatgcctttattttgttgggcatagcatgattaaattACTTCGACGCCTTTGTCACTTTGAAGCCTTCGTCAGGTCACTTcatcacttcctgacgaaggcttcatgccgaaatgcgtcaaagtattttaatcatgctatgcccaacaaaataaaggcattttaattgcAAAGAAGATGAATGCCtggtccggccggggtcatttccctctctgtcccactcgcttcctgtcaccatctcagactgtcctatcaaataaaggcataaaagtccctaaaaatatttatttatgggtcatttcacgtgaaatcagacactttgggacccgaccgacccggatttcaatcatacttggtgtgcctttttagtagcaaggtagcaccccagaactgcattggtttgaatctgacactaatattaagggagaaacagactaggaaaggttcacatgtgagggtaggacactttacattcagccttgaatatatcagtcagtgttagtcacaaaaagatgcctgtggtgttgtttgaaagctcttttctagctctacatattacataatatgcttggaatacaacaactctcagaatatgatttatgataaattgaaaaattaaaaattgaatatctaaaaaacctatattttaaaatggccagttccttgtccaaacgtagccggcaatgtcatgagcaacacctcaaatgctggtgttcggttctttattcatttcagagagaatttgactcacaaatatggcatcatacagaccacttactaataatatggtaataccatagcatcacatgacaaaacaaaaacaaaacaaaaatggtcagtgtccatggtcccaggtttcagaaactaaggcagatgtccatttatacacaccaaatgatgatatgtgaatgtttgaacattccttctctgtgtacctgtgccatcctccatttatcgtactttaaagagataatcaatggctacactctcattttgtactctaccagtacatttgaagcagcagctgtgtcttttgtagataatgtataagtacgtcccgttgcagttacaggttccactaccagaagcacatcctgatgatccatgaggtttatctggtctgaagggaaaagtgaaggatggagatggtccatgaggatgcaggaagttcagtttcacctctccagtgctcggcatacattcctcaacacatgctagccaccagttgccatcatatacagctacaacataccctttgatgcttgaaaatgtaacacattcctttactgagctcactctttcaactctgccttctctgaatgctgaaaatggcctaacttccactgtgtccattgacaatgggcagaagctgtgtagtttttgagtacactacacagcttctgcccttTTATcgatggacacagtggaagtcaggccattttcagcattcagagaaggcagagttgaaagagtgagctcagtaaaggaatgtgttacattttcaagcatcaaagggtatgttgtagctgtatatgatggcaactggtggctagtaTGGAATGtatgaggaatgtatgccgagcactggagaggtgaaactgaacttcctgcatcctcgtggaccatctccatccttcacttttcccttcagaccagatagacttgtcatggatcatcaggatgtgctactggtagtggaacctgtaactgcaacgggacgtacttatacattatctacaaaagacacaactgttgcttcaaatgcactggtagagtacaaaatgagagtgtagccattgattatctctttaaagtacggtaaatggaggatggcacaggtacacagagaaggaatgttcaaacattcacatatcatcatttggtgtgtataaatggacatctgccttagtttctgaaacctgggaccatggacactgaccatttttgttttgtttttgttttgtcatgtgatgctactatggtattaccatattattagtaagtggtctgtatgatgccatatttgtgagtcaaattctctctgaaatgaataatgaaccaaacaccagcatttgaggtgttgctcatgacattgccggctacgtttggacaaggaactggccattttaaaatatagcttttttagatattcaatttttaatttttcaatttatcataattcatattctgagagttgttgtattccaagctgattgtgtaatatgtagagccagaaaagagctttcaaacaacaccacaggcatctttttgtgactaacactgactgatatattcaaggctgaatgtatagtgtcctaccctcacatgtgaacctttcctagtctgtttctcccttaatattagtgtcagattcaaaccaatgcagttctggggtgctaccttgctactaaaaagtatgattgaaatccgggtcggtcgggtcccaaagtgtctgatttcacgtgaaatgacccttatatatgggtggttgacgtttaagggcgtaacgcaaaaaaaaaaaaaagtttgtcaaattcctgaaaaaaatgatggataaaaattggaaaaaaatagaaaaaaataaagcacttagtggtctgtggaatttcaccttatttttgccatttttgggaaaatgtgtcctgcatcaacacatagcataggcatgtcacaccgcaggaaaatggagtcacaccacagggaattcactgcattatggccattttaatccttttgtatacatgactgacatctgagctcaagctaacttgataatgatattgtgtttaatcttaatatgtgttttcattatcaaaaaaactttgttttcctcctataagagcagtcacaccacaggacaccataaaatgaacctaagcattgcgtgacagaaagattgcaatatgaagacatattaagaggttaagagtcaccttaaacttccacagcactctccaataactgaggtactgactggtaaggagccagtctttaagacccttgtagttggccttgcagctgcccattcacaaacattgacatacatgtcaccccacaggacgcaatttgtgttacgaaattgaacttgtagttaatattactgtcttgagttttttctaCATTCACATAtgttaatctaaagttaagatttatgcaatcatgccaaatgcttcatacattattcagaatgttgttggttaatttatatatatattattatatattgtttcattaatgttacagtcacaccacaggaaatttgacatataaacctttacataaatcttaacaaaaatgtttcttctcatctaagactaatatgaaacataatgtaccacatcttctttcattgacatttgttttttaaaggaaaataacagttttgcaggtttttaaccaatgttacgaaaaagtaaggcgtcacgtctcccacccacatatgtATATTCGTGcctatgtcagtgcacatcatccctccaaCTCGGGTCATATATTgcttaaatatatataaaaatcatatCTGTACTGTGCATATTTTTTCACAaacattctgaaaacatttgaattgaAATGGCATTACACAATTGATTATAAATACTATTACTATATATACACCACAATTACTTACTAGTTACTTACTGTGTAGTGATGTGTCCTTCTTGGGGTGatgttctctctctgtatcccaaAATATTCCCAGTGGTGCAGGGCCACAAAGTAAATGCTGAAGTTCACCCTGTCAAGGAGTTGATGATGCCTTGATCGGGCAGGTTTATAATTAATGGCAACATCATTGTAAGCGAGGACAAACGGTTTCGAGCTCCTACTGTTCTGACAAATTACTGGTGCTTTGAAAGACAAAGTACTGGAGCTTGTCAAGTATTTCACTTGACTTGTATGCAGTTATGTTGTAAAATCATTACCTTTATGATTGTGTAAAATGATTTGAATATCAGCACACGTACAGACTTCAGTAGTGAAGGGACACAGGCCCTCTGTGGTGCAAAGAGTCTGCACTTTGGCCTTGGCCGTAGCTCAAACAGCTGAGGCACCATGTTGTTACcccggtgacccaggttcgatttcgCCCCCAGCtcatttccccatcctcccccTTATTTATCACCAATCATTTCCTCTCACACTCTCAAACTGCCCGGTCTGAATTACATTTTACTATTTGTTTCATAggcatgtgtttgagtaaaatgaacattgttgtttcattctataaaaTACTTGTATCTGTTAGAAttagtccctgcaatgtttacattaaaagaaaagaacaagaaagaagaaaaaactgagtgtgatccattttcTAACTATAAAATACTTGTAAACATTTCCTCCAAATTGAAATTATTGAataaaaattatgtcagttaCAGCTTTTATGAGAAGAAAATGATGCCTCGCTCGCAATTGTACAATGTTGGTGTTGTCTTGATGTCTTCACTGTACCTACATGTTGGGGCTGCGTCAGGTTTGATGGTTGGTGAAAGCAAATTGCCTTTACGGGACAAGGAAGGAATCTTTTCTGTCCCATGACTGTAGGTGGTGTCCattaacctggctctcaccagacCTGTGTAGTTCAGTGCAGCTTCACAAGCatcactactaggtctgggagagcgcATGTTGGATTTGCATGCAGAAGGCATGACCTTATCTACCTTTTGTTCATCCTTGCCACCAACCAATTTCTTCAAAAAATATCCCTGTTCATCTCCAAAGAAATCAATATAGTCTGTCCTGTGACtgctcaatgcgagctgccattgttaTTGAATCAATACATGCTTTGGCAAATTTCTTGTCGGAGAGATTCTCAGCAATCCAGACCTCTGTGTagtgtagttccgcacagctccGCCAGGGGGCTCCGCGAGCTACAAACCCACAGGTCTGATGAGAAGCAGGCTAGGTGTCCATGGACCTGCGCTTAAACTAGCTCTGGGGCGATTTGGGAGTGGTTGCTCGTTCTATTGAGCAAAAATGTGGCAGGGATTTTTCACTTTTTGCATTTGGGTGTATCCACCTCTGACAATTCCCATATCTTTGATAACCGTCCCATTATTTCAGGTGGTTTCCATAGACCTGCGTTCAAACCAGTTTGGGGGTGGCCTGGGAGTGATCGCTCCCTCCACTGACAGTGTCGgctgtgaggaggagaagaagaagaggaaggaggagatgcCATACACCAAGATGCTGAACCGGGTTCTGCCCCAGGACATCCGGGTCCTGGACTGGGCACCGGTGGAGACAGGCTTCAGCGCCCGCTTCGACTGCCGGTCCAGAACCTACCGCTACTACTTCCCCCGCGGGTCCCTGGACGTGGCTCTGATGGCCGAGGCTGCCAAACGGTACGCACGCAGCACAGGATATAGTTGCGCTGACGATGCACTAACATGTATAGCATCTGTAAATGGCTAATGATGTGCAGCCTGATaagcctttttctttttaataatttttggggCTTTATTGTAGGAcggtgtgagagtagacaggaaatgactcggagagagagagatggggcagggattggaaatgaccccggctggactcaaaccggggtccccgtggtgtaagcccaaatgtgggggggcttggcataagcgtgctgcgccacagcgccccccaatgATTAGCCTTTTTCATGTGACATCAGACTCCTTTGATTcgatgcatttgaagcaggaaatGGCATACGGTGGCAATGACATAAACTTACAATTTAACATTTAAAATACTTAAAATTATTTATGCACATTGTAGGTACGAGGGCACCTACGACTTCAGAAACCTGTGCAAGATGGACGTTGGTAATGGAGTACTGCAGTTCAATAGGACCATCCTCTCAGCCTCCGTCTCCCTCCTCCAGCCCCACCCAGCGGACCCCGTCGACCCCTAcgacctctgtgtgtt from Engraulis encrasicolus isolate BLACKSEA-1 chromosome 17, IST_EnEncr_1.0, whole genome shotgun sequence carries:
- the pus3 gene encoding tRNA pseudouridine(38/39) synthase, whose translation is MSLQLRTFLQGINTRTKTFSTFVACRASIMSQDLEVRVKELESEVERLKSELMKRDATDAAVRVELNGGELNATADRGANGGNGTKKGKKRGQDRPLDFSAYPRRHVALKLAYLGWDYQGYAVQDNTDNTVEARLFEAFLKTKLIQDRQSSNYHRCGRTDKGVSAFSQVVSIDLRSNQFGGGLGVIAPSTDSVGCEEEKKKRKEEMPYTKMLNRVLPQDIRVLDWAPVETGFSARFDCRSRTYRYYFPRGSLDVALMAEAAKRYEGTYDFRNLCKMDVGNGVLQFNRTILSASVSLLQPHPADPVDPYDLCVFEVKGLAFLYHQVRCMMAVLLLIGQKLESPVIINQLLDVEKNPRKPQYSMALDYPLVLHDCHFEGLSWQREPEEVRFTLNTMHQQWTNNVIKTQVLRGMIQGLELSGETEAPIPLQCWLLEGTRQRNYRPLLERPRCESLESRIDHFVKRGRLEREEGENGEEALRRGKRPKHADPQ